From the genome of Luteibacter rhizovicinus DSM 16549:
GAACGCGCCGGCCATCGGCAACCTCATGGACATGTTCAACTTCACCCGGAAGGATGTCAGCGATACCGCCGCGATCGCCGACTGATCGTTTACGGTTTGCTCGATGCCGACCCTGCCCGCGAAAGCGGGCAGGGTTTTCGTGTTCGCAAGGAGTCAGATGATGATGAAGCTTTCCCTGCACCGATGGGCCGCCTTCGCCGCGTGTGCGCTGGCCATGACGGCAGTCACACCTGTCCACGCCGATCCCGGTGACTTCGGCGCCATGCCCGGACTGTGGAAGATCCTGCTGCGGCACGTGACCAACGGCAAGGCAGGTGCACCGGAAGTGCATTGGCATTGCGTGGATGAAGGCGCGGATCCCTGGACCACGTTCGCCGCGTGGACACCGGCCGAGGGCGATTGCACCGCCACGGACAAGCAACGCCACACTACGTCGCTGGCGTGGAAGCTCACCTGCAAGTTGGCCCCGTCGGCGTCGGCGCACGTGGATTTCGACAGCGCCAAGCACTACACAGGGAGCGTCACGGCCGAAGGCCGCGGCGAGGTTACGCAGGTGGAGGGCAACCGGTATGCTGCCTGTACGAGTCCGCAAGATTAACGCGGTGACGGCATGGAGGAACGGACGCGATGGTAGATTCGTCAATCACCAAGGAAGACGTGGCCGGTCGAGCGCGCGTGGCAAAGCTGGTGCTCACCGAGCCACGCGAAGCGCTGAAAATCGCGCGAGCCATTCGTCACCCTTGGTATCGATGCCAATCACTTTCGATGGTCGCGGAGCACTGGGGAAACGCGGTGCAACGCAAGCATGTCCTCGCGGAAGCATTGCGGTCAGCTGAAGAACAGACTCAGATCAATCGAATCGTCACGGTTGCCAGCTGGCCGTTGCGGGTTATGGCATCTGTCGATAGAGATGCCGTCCCGCAACACTTGGGTCGATTTGTCGAATTGGCGAATCGGGAGCCCCATAGCCTGCGACGCGCC
Proteins encoded in this window:
- a CDS encoding DUF3617 domain-containing protein translates to MMKLSLHRWAAFAACALAMTAVTPVHADPGDFGAMPGLWKILLRHVTNGKAGAPEVHWHCVDEGADPWTTFAAWTPAEGDCTATDKQRHTTSLAWKLTCKLAPSASAHVDFDSAKHYTGSVTAEGRGEVTQVEGNRYAACTSPQD